Within Lentisphaerota bacterium, the genomic segment GATGGTTTCGCAGCTCAAGGCGATCATCCCCGGCGCAGCGCAGTGGCCTCAGTTCCGGCGCAATGTCTCGGAGCAATTCGAGGCGCGCTATGCGACGGTGGAGGTCCTGGATTCACCATCGGTCCTGCTCCGGGGCATGGCCGGCTCGCGCGTGCCGATCGCCGTGGCCCATGGCGAGGGGCTTGCGGTCTTCGATTCGCCAGCAGACGCTGGATCGGCCGCAGGCGCGCTGCGTTTCGTGGATGGCTGCGGTCGGCCGACCGAGCGTTATCCGTGGAACCCCAACGGATCGGCGGGCGGGCTGACGGGGTTCACCACCCCTGACGGACGGGCGACGATCATGATGCCGCACCCCGAGCGCGGGTTCCGCTCGGTTCAGCTCTCGTACAAGCCGGACGGGGTGTTTACCGGCGAGGCCGGACCGTGGATGCGGATGTTCCGCAATGCCCACGCATTCGCGTGCGGCGTTCAGCGTGGGGTCAGCCGTCCGTGATGATTTCGTAGCCGGTGTTCCGTCTCGCTGGGAAAAATCCGGCGAGACGGATGGCGCGTTCAATTTCCTGCCGGGAGGCATCGGCGCCGCCGCCAGCCGAGCGAATCACCTCCTCGCGTGACAGCGTCCCGCCAAAATCGTCGGCTCCCAGGAACAAGCCAAGCTGCGCAACCTCGATTCCTTCGGTAAGCCAGCCCGTGGCGATGTGCTGGATATTGTCGAGGTAAATGCGGGAGATCGCCAGGGTCTGGAGATAATCCAGGCCTCCGGCGCGCGGCACCTCTGCGAGCCGGGTGTTGGCCGGCAAAAACGTCCACGGAATGAAGGCCCGGAACCCGCCGGTGCGATCCTGAAGGGCGCGGATTTTGTCGAGGTGGTCGATGCGTTCCGCGTGTGTTTCAATGCAGCCAAACATCATGGTTGCGGTTGATCGCATGCCCATCTGATGGGCTGTTTCCATGACATCGAGCCAGCCGCAGGCAGAGATCTTGCGGGGGCTGACCCGGTTGCGCACGCGGTCCACGAGTATTTCGGCGCCGCCGCCCGGCAACGAATCCATTCCCGCCGCCCGCAGGCGCGTCAGCGTGTCTCGGATGGTGAGCGTGTCGGCGCGCGCGAGACCGGCGATCTCGGTTGGCGAGAGCACGTGGAGCGCAAGCTGCGGATGCGCCAGCCGCAGCATCCGCAAGATACGCTCATAATCGGAGATGCTCAGGCCCGGGTGGACGCCGCCCTGGATCATCACCTGCGACGCGCCCGCAGAGACTGCCGCAGCGACGGCGTTTGCAATTTCCTGATCAGACAGCAGATAGGCGTCGGGGCTGCCCTCCTTCCGCCAGAATGCGCAGAAGGCGCATTCATGCGCGCAGACATTGGTCAGGTTAAGATTCAGATCGACCACAAACGTGACGATTCGGCCCGGATTGTGGCGTTGTCGGGCGGCTTGGGCGAGCCGCCCCAAATCCGAAAGATCCCAGGCGAAGAGTGCCAGCCCCTCGGCGGGCGTGAGTCGTTCGCCGGCCAGCGCCTTCTCATAGACGCGCTCATCCATAAGTGACCCCCTGGTAGCCGCTGTTGACCTTGACGGGCGTGCGGCCCGCGCGTTGAAGCAGTCCACAGATCTCCGCTTCGGTCAGGCTTTTGGGCGTCTGGGCGCCCGCAGCATGCACGATGGTTTCGTCAAAATAGGTGCCTCCGATGTCGTCGGCGCCGAAGGCGAGTCCGACTTGCGCGCCCTTGTAGCCGTAGATCATCCACAACGATTTGAGATGCGGAAAATTATCGAGAAAGAGGCGAGCGGTGGCAAGGAGC encodes:
- the mqnC gene encoding dehypoxanthine futalosine cyclase translates to MDERVYEKALAGERLTPAEGLALFAWDLSDLGRLAQAARQRHNPGRIVTFVVDLNLNLTNVCAHECAFCAFWRKEGSPDAYLLSDQEIANAVAAAVSAGASQVMIQGGVHPGLSISDYERILRMLRLAHPQLALHVLSPTEIAGLARADTLTIRDTLTRLRAAGMDSLPGGGAEILVDRVRNRVSPRKISACGWLDVMETAHQMGMRSTATMMFGCIETHAERIDHLDKIRALQDRTGGFRAFIPWTFLPANTRLAEVPRAGGLDYLQTLAISRIYLDNIQHIATGWLTEGIEVAQLGLFLGADDFGGTLSREEVIRSAGGGADASRQEIERAIRLAGFFPARRNTGYEIITDG